Proteins encoded by one window of Haematobia irritans isolate KBUSLIRL chromosome 2, ASM5000362v1, whole genome shotgun sequence:
- the Atxn7 gene encoding ataxin 7 — MSINKMPKASSSTSNPSSSSSTMNSSSKSSSNMPSSENQDAISSFATTTTSSNFIHPLAKYQCQKWSQIFDFEKVLKQIRMAEKIHIRGKTGGSYSGDSSHGKNSNSGSNSSSPPGKSRKMLLRQVQRLSGTDMHYYGIVPKQTAMGVVVCNVCMGIYTKMGFNQHVMTHHPSVWSSISSKFSPPANETTFGTNDNSQDSIKGSGGGGSGETISTSAGITTEITNSPSDLSGTISTCSNASSSSLSTTSSAAPATNHNTSHTSGSSRQKSGSKSGSNSGSGGRSRSKSKHHGSSSSTSTSSNAIAEMSHNAPGAAGTPPPVTTPSTPVKRSSSSSSKKGSSTSTLSSSSSTANTSTTTTTPTKESVETKLLTGTNANNLSTTSTSTSSKQNVQPSPSSLSTHLPTVGILEATQETNSRGSTTTAMPSKENIDNKLLTATNTTTLTTNSTSSSSKTSRYSVLETPHENLQHDTFHDTVWPDRDMKRVMARVISSSSSSSSSSSSSSSSSSSSTSSSSSYSLPPTPKMITPSVQDSPQIGSVLTTMTESSSFSPAVLETSSKEKLLPNGNSDKKKVKSPTNFNLPESMEHVATPESTIVKAPMDMCPNSQPHPQHQYETQISELDQAVSSITGGTNAAAVTNVSLGGTNNVSNSVNSLDNKMVGQANMDPNAMGIKLEKGNIPECMNTTISTTTSHTQEMMHQTTALNTDDNQMVHQTDDSAMLNHVLDAMLDSKLINELLNNETEINFENVLNEGTASMHHQQHQASAVYLEQPLSKRMRYDETTDIGQQQQLSNVPVQEITDFSVYPQQQQQSQYDATAAMSTTMNLDGQQYHHHHTAIDPMQLQMLYQQQQQQQQQQQQQQTMDTTAYTGSIVNALNITTVPQNPQQQIYDPNTGALVDTKQILELCSTQAGQHDGNDLVKTGEFVTIPEDVSQQFQLFNVPSLTDDETQTTMPQQTQVTQYVMPGAQGDEDQLIYAITTNNAVTNMSQQHQQRVLAEFLNQAASNYEQQQQQQQQHIQQQKVVSNHQTLFEDLMEFDDYHLIETVKSLSSGSSSSSNSSSSSTTIKSETTTTPSLNSPYRFHEDMYFNVFFYSGIPRPLAINCFGLIKLPQDMATTFRKHLLTARKANNSLMSLGSGALNGVVGQNSSSSVGRFTPKQLPSYFTSLSNSSSNASNLTNEFSIGSITITNASSSSTGSSIQQANNNGTNQQQGKQGGGGLENNTTNGGSSLSATSPVSSMPSRGRSKSSGGGGGSANNNVNFSNLSSASSPSLTSLKHKPLTTTARTAAMSSSPYNSKTILVSSASALSSDRNSKFIKRSLIAKMPDTSSIMAPPHHQHHQFTVKKLTDIINGKGSASSIFGGSGGGSNDPTTNPSSIDDTEKQARINRVNRFYERKRKLMSMSQQQQQQQYTRSNPYQTSLPSHHLKSGSSIIAGGGAAGSGNKSHQKLLKQQLMRSFSDCGIMNSTTNAVTAGDSNVMRVFV, encoded by the exons AtgtctataaataaaatgccAAAAGCGTCTTCATCCACCTCTAatccatcatcgtcatcatcaacaATGAATTCGAGTTCAAAATCTTCATCAAATATGCCGTCATCGGAGAATCAAGATGCCATTTCGTCCTTTGCCACGACGACCACATCTAGCAATTTTATTCAtcctttggcaaaatatcaatgTCAAAAATGGTCGCAAATTTTCGATTTCGAAAAGGTTCTCAAACAAATacgaatggcggaaaaaatccacATTAGAGGAAAAACGGGGGGATCCTATTCGGGTGACTCTTCACATGGTAAAAATTCCAATAGTGGCAGCAATAGCTCCTCCCCGCCAGGCAAATCGCGAAAAATGCTATTACGCCAAGTACAAAGACTGAGTGGAACTGATATGCACTATTATGGCATTGTGCCTAAACAAACAGCAATGGGTGTGGTAGTTTGTAATGTCTGCATGGGAATTTATACCAAAATGGGGTTTAATCAACACGTCATGACACATCATCCATCCGTCTGGTCAAGTATATCATCCAAGTTTAGCCCTCCAGCAAATGAAACAACTTTTGGCACAAATGACAATAGCCAAGATAGTATTAAAGGAAGTGGTGGAGGTGGCAGTGGTGaaactatatctacatctgctgGTATCACTACAGAAATCACAAATTCTCCTTCAGATTTATCAGGGACAATATCTACATGTTCTAATGCATCATCCAGTTCATTGTCTACGACATCTTCGGCGGCGCCGGCAACGAATCACAATACTTCTCATACATCGGGTAGTTCACGGCAGAAAAGTGGTTCAAAAAGTGGGAGTAATTCTGGGAGTGGAGGGCGTTCGCGGAGTAAAAGTAAACATCATGGCTCTTCCTCATCGACTTCAACATCGTCAAATGCCATTGCGGAAATGTCGCACAATGCGCCTGGTGCAGCAGGAACGCCGCCACCAGTGACAACTCCTTCTACGCCAGTCAAAAGGAGCTCCTCATCATCTTCCAAAAAAGGTTCCAGTACAAGTACATTAAGCTCTTCATCAAGTACCGCGAACACTTCGACTACGACTACAACTCCTACAAAAGAATCGGTGGAGACTAAACTATTGACAGGTACAAATGCCAATAATTTATCAACAACTTCGACATCAACTTCCTCCAAACAAAATGTACAACCGTCTCCATCATCATTGTCAACGCACCTACCTACTGTGGGAATATTGGAAGCAACACAGGAAACGAATAGTAGGGGATCAACGACAACAGCGATGCCATCAAAAGAAAACATAGATAACAAATTATTGACGGCCACAAATACCACTACCCTAACAACAAATTCCACATCATCTTCTTCAAAAACAAGTCGATATTCGGTGCTGGAAACGCCTCATGAAAATCTGCAACATGATACTTTTCATGATACAGTTTGGCCAGACCGGGATATGAAACGCGTCATGGCTCGGGTAATCTCATCATCTTCTTCgtcctcatcatcatcgtcgtcttCTTCATCGTCATCGTCATCCTCCACTTCTTCGAGTTCTTCATACTCTTTGCCACCAACACCGAAAATGATAACACCTAGCGTTCAAGATTCGCCTCAAATAGGAAGTGTATTGACCACAATGACAGAATCCTCATCTTTCTCTCCGGCAGTTTTGGAGACCAGCAGCAAAGAAAAACTTCTACCGAATGGTAATTCCGATAAGAAAAAG GTTAAAAGTCCAACGAACTTTAATCTGCCCGAAAGTATGGAACATGTGGCTACACCGGAAAGCACAATAGTTAAAGCTCCTATGGATATGTGTCCAAACTCACAACCACATCCTCAACATCAATACGAAACACAAATCAGTGAACTAGATCAGGCTGTCTCTTCGATTACTGGTGGTACCAATGCTGCCGCTGTCACTAATGTCTCCCTTGGAGGCACAAACAATGTTAGCAATAGCGTTAACTCATTGGATAATAAAATGGTTGGCCAGGCAAATATGGATCCAAATGCAATGGGTATAAAACTAGAAAAAGGAAATATACCAGAGTGTATGAACACCACCATCTCCACCACAACTAGCCATACGCAAGAGATGATGCATCAAACAACAGCTCTTAATACGGACGATAACCAAATGGTCCATCAAACTGACGATAGTGCCATGTTAAATCATGTTTTGGATGCCATGCTTGACAGTAAATTGATCAATGAATTACTGAATAATGAAACGGAAattaatttcgagaatgttttgAATGAAGGCACAGCCTCGATGCACCACCAACAACACCAAGCATCGGCGGTTTACCTGGAACAGCCATTAAGCAAACGCATGCGTTACGATGAAACAACAGATATAGGTCAACAACAGCAATTATCAAATGTTCCTGTTCAAGAAATTACAGACTTTTCCGTTTAtccacaacaacagcagcagagcCAGTATGACGCCACCGCTGCCATGTCGACTACTATGAATTTAGATGGACAACAATATCATCATCACCATACCGCCATTGATCCCATGCAATTGCAAATGTtgtatcaacaacaacaacaacagcagcagcaacagcaacaacaacaaactatGGATACAACAGCCTATACGGGTTCCATAGTGAATGCCCTAAACATTACTACAGTTCCTCAAAACCCGCAACAGCAAATATATGATCCAAATACAGGTGCCCTGGTAGATACTAAGCAAATACTAGAATTGTGTTCAACTCAAGCCGGCCAACACGATGGCAATGACTTGGTAAAGACTGGAGAATTTGTAACCATACCCGAAGATGTTTCACAACAGTTTCAACTATTTAATGTTCCTTCGCTCACGGACGATGAGACCCAGACTACAATGCCTCAACAGACCCAAGTTACACAATATGTCATGCCTGGTGCGCAAGGGGATGAAGATCAATTGATATATGCCATTACCACAAATAATGCGGTAACGAATATGAGCCAACAACACCAGCAGCGGGTGCTGGCAGAATTTCTCAATCAGGCGGCATCCAATTatgaacaacagcagcagcagcaacaacaacatataCAGCAACAAAAAGTTGTATCAAATCACCAAACTTTGTTTGAAGATCTTATGGAATTTGATGATTACCATCTGATTGAGACTGTTAAATCTCTAAGTAGTGGAAGTAGCAGTAGCAGCAACAGTTCTAGTAGCAGTACAACAATTAAGAGCGAGACGACCACAACTCCTTCATTGAATTCGCCCTATCGTTTCCATGAAGATATGTACTTCAATGTGTTCTTCTATTCCGGTATACCACGACCTCTTGCCATCAATTGCTTTGGCCTAATAAAACTACCTCAGGATATGGCCACAACTTTTCGTAAGCATTTATTGACTGCCCGTAAAGCCAACAATAGTCTGATGTCTTTGGGTAGCGGCGCATTAAATGGGGTTGTAGGACAAAACTCCTCCTCTTCGGTAGGgcgttttacacccaaacaattGCCCAGTTATTTCACAAGTTTGAGTAATAGCAGTAGCAATGCATCCAATTTGACCAATGAATTTTCTATTGGGAGTATAACTATAACAAATGCATCTAGTTCGAGCACAGGTTCATCTATTCAACAGGCAAACAATAATGGTACAAATCAACAACAAGGAAAACAAGGTGGTGGTGGTCTGGAGAACAATACAACAAATGGCGGAAGTAGTTTATCAGCTACATCTCCAGTTTCCTCTATGCCTTCCAGAGGACGCAGCAAATCGAGCGGAGGTGGTGGTGGATCTGCTAATAACAATGTGAATTTCTCCAATTTATCATCTGCATCATCGCCATCATTGACCAGTCTTAAACATAAACCTTTGACCACTACTGCCCGTACAGCCGCCATGAGTAGTTCGCCGTATAATTCCAAAACAATACTCGTTAGTAGTGCTTCCGCTTTAAGCTCTGACAGAAATTCGAAATTCATTAAACGTAGTCTTATAGCCAAAATGCCAGATACTTCAAGCATAATGGCACCACCACATCATCAGCACCACCAGTTTACGGTCAAAAAGTTAACTGATATCATAAATGGCAAAGGCAGTGCCTCATCCATTTTTGGTGGCAGTGGGGGTGGCAGTAATGATCCAACAACAAATCCATCATCTATAGATGATACAGAGAAACAAGCTCGTATAAATCGTGTTAATCGTTTTTACGAAAGAAAACGAAAACTAATGAGTATGtctcaacagcaacaacaacaacagtataCCAGAAGTAATCCCTATCAGACATCATTGCCATCACATCATTTGAAAAGTGGTAGTAGCATTATCGCTGGTGGTGGTGCTGCTGGTAGTGGTAATAAATCacatcaaaaattattaaaacaacAGCTTATGAGAAGTTTTTCCGATTGTGGCATAATGAATTCAACAACGAATGCTGTTACGGCAGGAGACTCGAATGTAATGCgtgtttttgtctaa
- the glu gene encoding structural maintenance of chromosomes 4-like protein gluon, giving the protein MTTRRKVAVGRKSGVDEGTHRKSTSNPRQSTSSAATSKQLPQTPPSQNDIEMTEQPMAGDALDDANISDDEEGGTRIGDIYIPPPIPPYCSTESKGPRLIIKKIENFNFKSYAGKVVLGPFHHCFTAIIGPNGSGKSNVIDSMLFVFGYRANKIRCKKISTLLHNSARYPNINMCSVAVHFRQIIDKDDGTCEEIPDSEIIVERTAYRDNSSFYTINGKRKQFKEVAKLLKKHHVDLDHNRFLILQGEVESISMMKPKGLTEGECGMLEYLEDIVGTTRYKEPLVKINERVEQLTEERTEKHNRCKLAEREMKDLEQPYNEAVEYLRQENENTRTKNLRIQKYLSEKNKKLEEYTKHHEEVSNELKEHDGQVETLRKEREEKEEIVKKEMQNHENLRKKKEEIEKKLEKAKGNFAETQETMTVMNKRRHTNKTQVTKNESELEDLRKVPEKNEKEIEECEKKLERLMKQKTEQEEELQRNYTVLEEQTKPLIEKREKLETELMDLKLNVDEAKADLALSQSELKILKSDETAETRKYETLKASYEESEQDLKDKKEKTGELKGRLPLLKKEIHEKTQTLQKLQQDEQQLRQKIQMIKSEINEKTVSIQAMRSNNKVLDFLMRQKAEGKIPGILGRLGDLGAIDSKYDVAISTACGRLDNILVDTVNTAQTCIEYLKRYDVGRASFIALEKVSYLQNQSGPIKTPENAARLYDLVRVDDERVLPAFYFALRNTLVSTDLEQGTRIAYGAKRFRVVTLNGDLIETSGTMSGGGRTQIRGKMGTKVRTNTRQSLDNSGISQQALEEMQVKCEEYQSQINYNQEEQGRLERDIQQLNITHQRTEAEVQKLMISIKSLEEQLPRIFKQLEAQKKRMDQTLTDSAKVETVEELIVKKTETLKQAEEEAGKIEKKITEIKKKIDSIHGDTIKTVQSKITSLENQIKKLKANVSKLKVEVTNVARNVKKLEDQIERLNAEIEKAQEELKQLSEKRQGYDEEIVALQKELEEAKEAIDKAKSESSGVHKEILAIQKKESDLKLKRVEIEQKLQTVAAKMSEVKSQIPHWRDQLKPLRLNEIPGDTEPLAPLKKYTEEELATHTLQDIQYKESVQEELLKKKPNLSCIQEYMEKSDVYLERVKVLEDITCKRNEMRQLYDDVRKKRYNEFMQGFHIITRKLKEMYQMITQGGDAELELVDSMDPFTEGVSFSVRPPKKTWKNISNLSGGEKTLSSLALVFALHYYKPSPLYFMDEIDAALDFKNISIVAHYIKERTKNAQFIIISLRSNMFELADYLVGIYKVKDCTDSVCIQNEPPQMPDSIHTQTQTQHLHSQPAHIIPSTANNSLMDSTTTVQTLTEQQPMEQDAITTVLAGKSVSLDDTIDEQQPAPPLGIQHTDANENNQDENYQPSSKLSLLSTTRSTLSTTQNLTFLPQIESTALTETQLNITQSQVLSSSNKRSTITSPPTTTTSN; this is encoded by the exons ATGACAACGAGGCGCAAAGTGGCAGTGGGaagaaaaagtggagtagatgaaGGAACCCACAGAAAGAGTACGAGCAATCCCCGCCAATCGACAAGTAGCGCGGCTACTTCAAAACAACTTCCTCAAACACCACCTTCTCAAAATGATATTGAAATGACGGAACAACCAATGGCTGGTGACGCTTTGGATGATGCTAACATTTCCGATGATGAAGAGGGTGGAACTCGCATCGGAGACATTTATATACCACCACCAATACCTCCATATTGTTCAACAGAGAGCAAGGGACCCCGTTTgataataaagaaaattgaaaattttaattttaaaagctATGCAGGCAAGGTAGTTTTGGGGCCCTTTCATCAT TGTTTCACAGCTATCATTGGCCCTAATGGCAGTGGCAAGAGTAATGTTATTGACTCTATGTTGTTTGTATTTGGTTATCGCGCCAATAAAATCCGTTGCAAGAAAATCTCAACACTTTTGCATAATTCTGCTCGTTACCCAAATATCAATATGTGTTCAGTGGCTGTACATTTTCGGCAAATTATTGACAAAGACGATGGAACGTGTGAGGAAATTCCCGATAGTGAAATTATTGTGGAAAGAACCGCTTATAGGGATAATTCATCATTTTACACAATCAATGGCAAACGAAAACAATTCAAAGAGGTGGCAAAACTTCTGAAAAAACATCATGTCGATTTAGATCACAATCGCTTTCTAATTCTCCAG GGCGAAGTTGAATCGATATCTATGATGAAACCCAAAGGTTTGACAGAAGGTGAATGTGGCATGTTGGAATACTTGGAAGACATTGTGGGTACCACACGCTATAAGGAACCCTTGGTAAAAATCAATGAACGTGTTGAGCAATTAACAGAGGAACGTACGGAAAAGCATAACCGTTGTAAATTGGCCGAACGGGAAATGAAAGATTTGGAACAACCCTATAATGAAGCTGTAGAATATTTACGacaagaaaatgaaaatactCGCACAAAAAATTTgcgaattcaaaaatatttgagcgaaaaaaataaaaaattggaagaatatACAAAACACCATGAGGAGGTTAGCAATGAGCTCAAAGAACACGATGGCCAAGTGGAGACGTTACGCAAGGAGAGGGAAGAAAAAGAAGAGATTGTCAAAAAGGAAATGCA aaatcaCGAGAATTTACGCAAGAAAAAAgaagaaattgaaaagaaaCTAGAGAAAGCCAAAGGCAATTTTGCTGAAACTCAAGAAACCATGACCGTTATGAATAAGAGACGTCATACAAATAAAACACAAGTTACCAAAAACGAATCAGAACTTGAGGATCTTCGTAAAGTTCCCGAAAAGAATGAGAAGGAAATTGAAGAATGCGAAAAGAAGCTTGAACGTTTGATGAAACAGAAAACCGAACAAGAAGAAGAACTACAACGTAACTATACGGTTTTGGAGGAACAAACGAAACCATTGATCGAAAAACGTGAGAAACTAGAAACAGAATTGATGGACCTAAAATTGAATGTTGACGAAGCCAAAGCAGATTTAGCTTTATCCCAAtctgaattgaaaattttaaaaagtgatGAGACAGCTGAAACCCGTAAATATGAAACTTTAAAGGCTTCATATGAGGAGTCAGAACAAGATTTAAAGGATAAAAAGGAAAAAACTGGTGAACTAAAGGGACGTTTGCCACTACTCAAAAAAGAAATACATGAGAAAACACAAACCTTACAAAAACTACAACAAGATGAACAACAGTTGAGGCAAAAAATACAAATGATAAAGTCAGAG atCAATGAAAAAACGGTTAGTATTCAAGCTATGCGTTCCAATAATAAAGTACTGGACTTTCTAATGCGTCAGAAAGCTGAAGGAAAAATTCCCGGAATATTGGGACGTCTAGGTGATTTGGGAGCAATTGATTCGAAATATGATGTTGCTATTTCTACGGCATGTGGTCGTTTAGATAATATACTCGTCGATACTGTAAATACCGCCCAAACTTGCATTGAATATCTAAAGCGTTACGATGTAGGAAGAGCATCGTTCATTGCCTTGGAAAAGGTGTCCTATTTACAAAACCAATCAGGACCAATAAAAAC GCCAGAGAATGCAGCTAGACTTTATGATTTGGTACGCGTTGACGACGAACGTGTTTTACCAGCATTCTATTTTGCTCTTCGTAACACCTTAGTGTCCACAGACTTGGAACAGGGTACACGTATTGCCTACGGGGCAAAACGTTTTCGTGTGGTCACTTTAAATGGTGATCTTATCGAAACTTCTGGTACAATGTCGGGCGGTGGACGGACACAGATTCGTGGTAAAATGGGTACAAAAGTTCGTACAAATACTCGACAATCTTTGGATAATTCAGGCATCTCACAACAGGCATTGGAAGAAATGCAAGTGAAATGCGAAGAATATCAATCACAAATTAACTATAATCAGGAGGAACAGGGCCGTTTAGAAAGAGATATTCAACAGCTAAACATTACACATCAGCGCACCGAAGCTGAAGTGCAAAAATTAATGATTTCCATTAAAAGTTTGGAGGAACAATTGCCACGTATATTCAAACAATTGGAAGCTCAAAAGAAACGTATGGACCAAACATTAACAGATTCGGCCAAAGTGGAAACTGTTGAAGAATTGATTGTCAAGAAAACGGAGACTTTGAAACAGGCTGAAGAAGAGGCTGGAAAGATTGAGAAAAAAATCAccgaaattaaaaagaaaatagacAGTATACATGGAGACACAATAAAAACCGTTCAATCCAAAATCACAAGtttagaaaatcaaattaaaaaactgAAAGCTAATGTCTCGAAACTTAAGGTTGAGGTTACCAATGTTGCTCGtaatgtcaaaaaattggaagatcaaATTGAACGTCTGAACGCTGAAATTGAAAAAGCCCAGGAGGAGTTAAAACAGCTTTCGGAAAAACGTCAAGGTTACGATGAAGAAATTGTTGCACTTCAAAAAGAACTTGAGGAAGCTAAAGAAGCAATCGATAAGGCCAAATCCGAATCGTCGGGTGTTCATAAGGAAATATTAGCTATACAGAAAAAGGAAAGTGATTTGAAACTAAAACGTGTGGAAATCGAACAAAAATTACAGACCGTAGCAGCCAAAATGTCCGAAGTGAAATCTCAAATACCCCATTGGCGTGATCAATTGAAACCATTGCGTCTAAATGAAATACCAGGCGATACAGAACCACTGGCCCCTCTAAAAAAATATACCGAAGAAGAATTGGCAACTCATACTCTACAAGACATCCAATACAAAGAGAGCGTCCAAGAGGAACTGTTGAAAAAGAAACCCAACCTCTCATGTATCCAAGAGTATATGGAAAAAAGTGATGTGTACTTGGAAAGAGTAAAAGTATTGGAAGACATCACCTGCAAACGTAATGAAATGCGTCAGTTATATGATGATGTGCGTAAAAAACGCTACAATGAATTTAtgcaaggttttcatataataacacgTAAGCTCAAGGAAATGTACCAGATGATAACACAAGGTGGTGATGCCGAATTAGAATTGGTAGATTCCATGGATCCCTTCACAGAAGGTGTATCCTTTAGTGTACGGCCACCCAAGAAAACTTGGAAGAATATATCCAACTTGTCGGGCGGTGAGAAAACTCTATCCTCCTTGGCTTTGGTTTTCGCGCTGCATTATTACAAGCCTTCTCCATTATATTTTATGGATGAAATCGATGCTGCCttagattttaaaaatatatccattgTTGCTCACTACATTAAGGAGCGAACAAAAAATGCCCAATTTATTATTATCTCCCTAAGATCTAACATGTTTGAACTTGCCGATTACTTAGTTGGTATTTACAAAGTTAAAGATTGTACCGACTCGGTGTGTATACAAAATGAACCACCACAAATGCCCGATTCAATACACACGCAAACACAAACCCAGCATTTGCATTCCCAACCAGCTCATATAATACCCTCTACGGCAAATAACTCTTTGATGGACAGTACCACTACGGTGCAGACTTTGACGGAGCAGCAACCAATGGAGCAGGACGCAATAACCACAGTATTAGCAGGAAAATCTGTCAGTCTGGATGATACAATAGACGAACAACAGCCCGCCCCGCCCTTGGGAATACAACATACAGATGCTAATGAAAATAATCAAGATGAAAACTATCAACCGTCATCTAAACTTTCATTATTATCCACAACGCGTTCAACTTTATCCACCactcaaaatttaacatttctACCCCAAATTGAAAGCACCGCATTGACCGAAACACAACTCAATATAACCCAAAGTCAAGTACTCTCATCATCAAATAAGCGAAGCACAATCACATCCCCACCAACAACAACCACTAGTAACTGA
- the Nubp1 gene encoding NUBP iron-sulfur cluster assembly factor 1 yields the protein MMPEPENCPGTQSANAGLGSACQGCPNQQICSDPNKKLEDPGKALVAEAMKDVRNKLLILSGKGGVGKSTVTMLISRYLARNYNEKNFGVLDIDICGPSQPRLLGVEGENVHQSGSGWSPVGVDDNICLMSIGFLLGSPDDAIIWRGPKKNGMIRQFLSEVDWGNLDLLILDTPPGTSDEHLSVVSYLRNDQDPNSLKAIIVTTPQEISLLDVRKEINFCKKQRIEILGVVENMSIFRCGHCGNTSEIFPAKTGGARAMCEEMQVPFLGSLPLDPELTKACDKGEDITTLRNATTEALEEICKNIAKIL from the coding sequence ATGATGCCCGAACCAGAAAATTGTCCGGGAACACAAAGTGCCAACGCTGGATTGGGAAGTGCTTGTCAGGGGTGTCCAAATCAACAGATATGCAGCGACCCAAACAAAAAACTTGAAGATCCCGGCAAAGCTCTAGTGGCCGAAGCCATGAAAGATGTTCGCAACAAATTACTTATATTGTCCGGCAAAGGAGGAGTGGGAAAGAGCACGGTTACTATGTTGATATCGCGATATTTGGCAAGAAATTACaatgagaaaaatttcggtGTGTTGGACATAGACATTTGTGGTCCCTCACAACCCCGTCTATTGGGTGTCGAAGGAGAAAACGTGCATCAATCTGGATCTGGATGGTCACCTGTAGGTGTGGATGACAACATATGTTTAATGTCAATAGGATTTCTACTAGGCTCCCCGGATGATGCCATTATATGGCGTGGTCCAAAAAAGAATGGAATGATTCGACAATTTTTAAGTGAAGTCGATTGGGGCAATTTGgatttattgattttggataCACCACCTGGCACATCGGATGAACATCTTTCCGTGGTTTCCTATTTACGAAACGACCAAGATCCAAATAGCCTAAAAGCTATTATTGTTACAACACCACAAGAAATTTCGTTATTGGATGTCCGAAaggaaatcaatttttgcaaaaaacagCGTATTGAAATTTTGGGTGTAGTAGAGAACATGAGCATATTCCGCTGTGGACATTGCGGTAATACTTCGGAAATATTCCCTGCGAAAACTGGAGGTGCTCGGGCTATGTGTGAAGAGATGCAAGTGCCTTTTTTGGGATCACTTCCTTTAGATCCAGAACTAACTAAAGCTTGTGATAAGGGTGAAGACATAACAACTCTTAGAAACGCAACAACCGAAGCCTTGGAAGAAATATGTAAAAATATTGCCAAGATATtgtaa